The following proteins are co-located in the Ruminococcaceae bacterium KH2T8 genome:
- a CDS encoding Major Facilitator Superfamily protein: MSRGSEIKRLRERRTIAATIGYCFVIVLIVLAVMSNQLTDTYTVVLESERAETMESLAVATSTALGHTTIVEGMTFPLEVPEYAKGKPYIYDIYTKAGNSFMRLCTTSGADVTEPYYLSGVGDEYNNCFELQTEAFTKRTEDDTQYVCAIAPIISSENTVAGILEVRMPYEDYSSTVNGMSLSWTMTIFAIAVAMAIIIFELNLFVSTLSRGMIGNVPVLIMYGDSAIRFLSFFAALGSVMTPIVVSEFIKREFADQENFVVQLLIALGLILYAFGFFGFSGLRKQLKFKLTGRIALIITTAAGYILSLVSGITGNAIVMLILLLPTSFCYGMVFDSLRDYRINAGKLGYDKFDDRTVHNIQNTAYFLGVSVGAVIAGICFERFGILIVNVICGAALILTSLGIVFFMKDNNPVKEQFLPLNKWLELVSNKYTGRFLTSTFFVMGTLVSFLIGFIPNYLPTVGISLATTSFYYLITAFSACFVALIIKNRYGHVLTSKVRVIISSICAVIGLLVFALVPTAKILLISVALIGISLGIHDFYYLYVLFLLSNNQAKANLRKAGELSFLAGLIAGIPVFAVALIVDVRAVFVAAVVLLLVCAFMYPLSSFANDVDDKDPTLKKERKSSKKTKTPAPKAQPQDAQQALPQQPQQDLYAVPQGYDEAYAQYQQAMSEEVPSDYYGDQQYADPNANYGYDQYNGQNYNGGYDMNGQQGGDGNGYVE, encoded by the coding sequence ATGAGCAGAGGTTCAGAGATAAAGAGACTTCGCGAGAGGCGTACGATCGCAGCAACTATCGGTTATTGCTTTGTTATCGTTCTTATCGTTCTCGCCGTAATGTCTAACCAGCTTACGGATACATATACGGTAGTCCTCGAAAGCGAGAGGGCGGAGACCATGGAGTCTTTGGCTGTCGCTACTTCGACGGCACTCGGTCATACCACCATCGTTGAAGGAATGACATTCCCTCTCGAGGTTCCCGAGTATGCTAAGGGCAAGCCTTATATATATGACATTTATACTAAGGCCGGTAACTCCTTTATGAGACTTTGCACTACATCGGGTGCTGATGTTACCGAACCTTATTACCTTTCGGGTGTAGGCGACGAGTACAATAACTGCTTTGAGCTTCAGACAGAGGCTTTTACAAAGCGTACCGAGGATGATACTCAGTATGTATGTGCCATCGCTCCCATCATCTCATCTGAGAATACGGTTGCAGGTATCCTGGAAGTAAGGATGCCCTATGAAGATTATTCTTCTACCGTTAACGGAATGTCCCTTAGCTGGACGATGACCATCTTTGCTATCGCTGTTGCAATGGCGATCATCATCTTCGAGCTTAATCTCTTCGTATCGACTCTTTCCAGAGGCATGATCGGCAACGTTCCTGTTCTTATCATGTACGGTGATTCGGCTATCAGGTTCCTTTCGTTCTTTGCGGCGTTGGGTTCCGTAATGACGCCGATCGTTGTATCAGAGTTCATAAAGAGAGAATTCGCAGATCAGGAGAACTTCGTTGTTCAGCTTTTGATCGCTCTCGGACTTATCCTTTATGCTTTCGGTTTCTTCGGATTTTCCGGACTTAGAAAGCAGCTCAAGTTCAAGCTCACGGGCAGGATCGCACTTATCATCACGACTGCGGCAGGTTATATCCTGAGCCTTGTATCCGGTATCACGGGTAATGCTATCGTTATGCTGATCCTTCTTCTTCCTACATCATTCTGCTACGGAATGGTATTTGATTCACTTCGTGACTACAGGATCAATGCAGGTAAGCTAGGCTACGATAAGTTCGACGACAGAACAGTACATAATATCCAAAATACGGCCTACTTCCTCGGTGTATCCGTCGGTGCGGTCATCGCTGGTATCTGCTTTGAGAGATTCGGTATCCTCATCGTTAATGTCATCTGCGGTGCTGCGTTGATCCTTACATCGCTCGGTATCGTATTCTTCATGAAGGACAATAATCCCGTTAAGGAGCAGTTCCTTCCTCTTAATAAGTGGCTCGAGCTCGTATCCAATAAGTATACGGGAAGATTCCTGACATCTACATTCTTTGTGATGGGTACTCTCGTATCTTTCCTTATCGGATTTATTCCTAATTATCTGCCGACAGTAGGTATCTCGCTCGCGACGACATCGTTCTATTATCTTATAACTGCTTTCTCGGCTTGCTTTGTAGCGCTTATCATCAAGAACAGATACGGTCATGTTCTTACATCAAAGGTAAGAGTCATCATCTCATCGATCTGTGCTGTTATCGGACTTTTGGTATTCGCGCTTGTTCCTACGGCTAAGATACTTCTTATATCGGTAGCACTTATCGGTATCAGCCTCGGTATCCACGATTTCTATTACCTTTACGTATTGTTCCTTCTTTCGAACAATCAGGCAAAAGCTAATCTTCGTAAGGCCGGTGAGCTTTCATTCCTTGCAGGTCTTATCGCAGGCATCCCGGTATTTGCTGTTGCACTTATCGTTGACGTAAGAGCAGTATTCGTAGCGGCAGTTGTCCTGCTCCTTGTATGCGCATTCATGTATCCTCTGTCATCTTTCGCTAATGATGTAGATGATAAGGATCCTACACTTAAGAAGGAACGAAAGTCTTCGAAGAAGACAAAAACTCCCGCACCCAAGGCTCAGCCTCAGGACGCTCAGCAGGCACTTCCTCAGCAGCCCCAGCAGGATCTTTATGCGGTACCTCAGGGATATGATGAAGCTTATGCTCAGTATCAACAGGCTATGTCTGAAGAGGTGCCGAGCGACTACTATGGTGATCAGCAGTATGCCGATCCTAATGCAAATTACGGTTACGATCAGTATAACGGACAGAACTATAACGGCGGTTACGACATGAACGGCCAGCAGGGAGGTGACGGAAA
- a CDS encoding UDP-N-acetylmuramoylalanine--D-glutamate ligase, which yields MDYIKLIRFKDYAKGKRAAVIGVGISNRPLIKWLYAMGMEITAFDRLDENDPAIKAVKEEFEYENVRVTWSLGEGYLEPLKTEKFSFVFKTPKMRVETPELQAAVEKGAVLTSEMELFIDLCPATIFGITGSDGKTTTTTLVSEMLKRAGYKVWLGGNIGTPLLDKVDEMTEEDMVVLELSSFQLLNMKKSVDVAIVTNVTPNHLDFHKDYDEYIASKTNIFRYQSATGKVVLNGKCDITYDMRKIAGGRISYFALDRADTIRAGEDALNHRIYTKDGKIVYEKDGQITEIMAEDDIFIPGKHNVENYLCAIGAVHGFVKAEDIVAVAKEFTGVAHRIEFVREIDGVKYYNSSIDTSPNRTINTMNALAGRNMHGVLIAGGADKKCNYEGLGDAILNVCDRIILYGSNADLVEDIIAKEANGRSYDLIKLPSKDGDVYEFEETRDAVVDSYKAALNKAREIAKSGDIVIMSPVGTSYDHFRHFEHRGDMFKMLVNEL from the coding sequence ATGGATTATATAAAGCTTATAAGATTTAAGGATTATGCGAAGGGAAAGAGAGCAGCTGTTATCGGAGTAGGTATCTCCAACAGACCTCTTATCAAATGGCTGTACGCCATGGGTATGGAGATCACTGCATTTGACAGACTCGATGAGAATGATCCTGCGATCAAAGCCGTAAAAGAAGAATTCGAATATGAGAATGTACGCGTAACCTGGTCATTGGGCGAAGGGTATCTTGAGCCTTTAAAGACAGAGAAGTTCAGCTTCGTGTTCAAGACTCCCAAGATGAGAGTCGAGACTCCCGAGCTTCAGGCAGCAGTTGAGAAGGGTGCCGTTCTGACTTCCGAGATGGAACTCTTTATCGATCTTTGTCCTGCAACTATCTTCGGTATCACGGGTTCAGACGGAAAGACTACTACGACTACTCTCGTATCCGAGATGCTCAAGCGCGCAGGCTACAAGGTATGGCTCGGCGGTAATATCGGTACACCGCTCCTTGATAAGGTCGATGAGATGACTGAGGAGGATATGGTCGTTCTCGAACTGTCATCTTTCCAGCTTCTTAACATGAAGAAGAGCGTAGATGTTGCTATCGTGACCAACGTTACTCCAAATCATCTTGATTTCCATAAGGATTACGACGAGTATATTGCCTCAAAGACTAATATCTTCAGATATCAGAGCGCTACGGGTAAGGTAGTACTTAACGGTAAGTGCGATATCACATATGACATGAGGAAGATCGCAGGAGGCAGGATATCCTACTTTGCTCTCGACAGAGCAGATACGATCAGAGCAGGTGAAGATGCTCTCAATCACAGGATCTACACAAAGGACGGCAAGATCGTATACGAGAAGGACGGTCAGATCACCGAGATCATGGCTGAAGATGATATCTTTATCCCCGGAAAGCACAATGTCGAGAATTATCTCTGCGCAATCGGTGCTGTTCATGGCTTTGTAAAGGCAGAAGATATCGTAGCAGTAGCGAAGGAGTTTACGGGTGTTGCTCACAGGATCGAGTTCGTCCGTGAGATAGACGGAGTCAAGTACTATAACTCTTCTATCGATACTTCTCCAAACAGAACGATCAATACGATGAATGCTCTTGCGGGCAGAAATATGCACGGCGTGCTTATCGCGGGCGGTGCTGATAAGAAATGTAATTACGAAGGCCTCGGAGATGCGATCTTAAATGTATGCGACAGGATCATCCTCTACGGATCAAATGCCGATCTTGTCGAGGATATCATCGCCAAGGAAGCAAACGGCAGATCTTATGATCTTATAAAGCTCCCCTCAAAGGACGGAGACGTATATGAGTTCGAAGAGACACGCGATGCAGTTGTCGATTCTTACAAAGCTGCCCTTAATAAGGCTCGCGAGATAGCAAAATCAGGTGATATCGTAATAATGTCGCCCGTAGGTACTTCCTATGACCACTTCAGGCATTTCGAGCACCGTGGCGATATGTTTAAGATGCTTGTAAACGAACTTTAA